The following proteins come from a genomic window of Streptomyces sp. NBC_01716:
- a CDS encoding 16S rRNA (uracil(1498)-N(3))-methyltransferase, with translation MTAPVFVVDTAVALRPGTVTLDGPEGRHAVSVRRLRAGEEVVLTDGAGTGAHGTVEAVHGKDRLDVAVTGVRTEDEPRPRITVVQALPKGDRGEVSVETMTETGVDAIVPWQAARCVTQWRGERGAKSLAKWRATAREAGKQSRRIRFPDVAEAMTSKEVAALLAGADFAAVLHEEGSEPLATAELPAAGSIVLVVGPEGGVSPDELALFADAGATAYRLGRTVLRTSTAGTAACALLLARTGRWS, from the coding sequence ATGACCGCACCTGTCTTCGTCGTCGACACCGCCGTCGCCCTGCGGCCGGGCACGGTCACGCTGGACGGCCCCGAGGGCCGCCACGCCGTCTCCGTAAGGAGGCTGCGCGCCGGGGAGGAGGTGGTCCTCACCGACGGCGCGGGCACCGGCGCCCACGGGACGGTCGAGGCCGTCCACGGCAAGGACCGGCTGGACGTCGCGGTCACCGGCGTACGGACCGAGGACGAGCCCCGGCCCCGTATCACCGTCGTCCAGGCGCTGCCCAAGGGCGACCGCGGCGAGGTGTCCGTCGAGACGATGACCGAGACCGGCGTCGACGCGATCGTGCCCTGGCAGGCCGCGCGCTGCGTCACGCAGTGGAGGGGCGAACGGGGTGCCAAGTCCCTGGCGAAATGGCGCGCGACCGCGCGCGAGGCGGGCAAGCAGTCCCGCAGGATCCGCTTCCCCGACGTCGCGGAGGCGATGACCTCCAAAGAGGTCGCGGCGCTGCTGGCCGGAGCCGACTTCGCCGCCGTCCTGCACGAGGAGGGCAGCGAGCCCCTGGCCACCGCCGAACTCCCCGCCGCCGGGAGCATCGTGCTCGTCGTCGGACCCGAGGGCGGCGTCTCCCCGGACGAACTGGCGCTCTTCGCGGACGCCGGGGCCACCGCGTACCGGCTCGGCCGCACCGTGCTGCGCACCTCCACCGCCGGCACGGCCGCGTGCGCGCTGCTGCTGGCCCGTACGGGCCGCTGGTCCTGA
- a CDS encoding histidine triad nucleotide-binding protein, whose protein sequence is MAGERQADCLFCKIVAGEVPATVVRETDTTVAFRDINPQAPTHVLVIPKVHYPDVATLAAAEPQITADILRESAEVAAEDKTVGSGYRIVFNTGSGAGQTVFHAHAHVLGGRGLNWPPG, encoded by the coding sequence ATGGCGGGAGAACGACAGGCCGACTGCCTGTTCTGCAAGATCGTCGCCGGGGAGGTGCCGGCCACCGTCGTACGCGAGACGGACACCACCGTGGCCTTCAGGGACATCAACCCGCAGGCTCCCACGCATGTTCTGGTGATCCCCAAGGTCCACTACCCGGACGTGGCCACGCTCGCCGCCGCCGAGCCGCAGATCACCGCCGACATCCTGCGTGAGTCCGCCGAGGTCGCCGCCGAGGACAAGACCGTGGGCAGCGGCTACCGGATCGTCTTCAACACCGGCAGCGGCGCCGGCCAGACGGTCTTCCACGCGCACGCCCACGTCCTGGGCGGCCGCGGCCTCAACTGGCCCCCCGGGTAG
- a CDS encoding ribonuclease Z — protein sequence MSVRELVVLGTASQVPTRHRNHNGYLLRWDGEGILFDPGDGTQRQMSRAGVAAYDINRICVTHFHGDHSLGLAGVIQRINLDRVPHEVTAHYPASGHVFFRRLRYATAYRETVGVTEAPVDADGVLARTGSYTLRAHKLSHPVESYGYRITEPDGRRMLPERLAAHGIKGPDVGRLQRDGELRGVTLADVSEERRGQRFAFVMDTRLCDGVHALADGCDMLVIESTFLDEDGQLAEEHGHLTAGQAGAVAREAGVRHLVLTHFSQRYSDPAEFERQARVAGYEGELTVAADLVRVPLPKRSG from the coding sequence TTGTCCGTACGAGAACTCGTCGTCCTCGGCACCGCCAGCCAGGTCCCCACGCGGCACCGCAACCACAACGGCTATCTGCTGCGCTGGGACGGCGAAGGCATCCTCTTCGACCCCGGGGACGGCACCCAGCGCCAGATGTCGCGCGCCGGAGTCGCGGCGTACGACATCAACCGGATCTGCGTCACCCACTTCCACGGCGACCACTCGCTCGGCCTCGCCGGGGTGATCCAGCGCATCAACCTGGACCGCGTCCCGCACGAGGTCACCGCGCACTACCCGGCGAGCGGACACGTCTTCTTCAGGAGGCTGCGGTACGCGACGGCGTACCGCGAGACCGTCGGGGTCACCGAGGCGCCCGTCGACGCCGACGGCGTGCTCGCCAGGACCGGCTCGTACACCCTCCGGGCGCACAAGCTCTCGCACCCCGTCGAGTCCTACGGCTACCGGATCACCGAGCCCGACGGGCGCAGGATGCTCCCGGAACGTCTCGCCGCGCACGGCATCAAGGGGCCCGACGTGGGGCGTCTCCAGCGGGACGGGGAGCTGCGCGGGGTCACGCTCGCCGATGTGAGCGAGGAGCGCAGGGGCCAGCGTTTCGCGTTCGTCATGGACACCCGGCTCTGCGACGGCGTGCACGCGCTGGCCGACGGCTGCGACATGCTGGTCATCGAGTCCACGTTCCTCGACGAGGACGGTCAACTGGCCGAGGAACACGGGCATCTGACCGCCGGTCAGGCGGGCGCGGTGGCGCGGGAGGCCGGCGTACGGCATCTCGTACTGACGCACTTCTCGCAGCGCTACTCCGACCCCGCGGAGTTCGAGCGGCAGGCCAGGGTGGCCGGTTACGAGGGCGAGCTGACCGTCGCGGCGGACCTCGTACGCGTACCGCTGCCCAAGCGCTCCGGCTGA
- a CDS encoding carbohydrate kinase family protein: MTPTEGTPQRHTADVDPLGALRAPDDPDCDVYLTGTVFLDIIFTGLASAPVRGTESWARGMGSSPGGIANMASALARLGLRTSLAAAFGDDHYGEYCWDALEQGEGIDLSRSRTVPGWHSPVTVSMAYEGERTMVSHGHEAPPPEGALPECPPRARAAVAALTPGRGDGWIARAAGHGARVFADVGWDDTGRWDLAGLPDLAHCEAFLPNAEEAMRYTRTDCPKAAARALAEVVPLVVVTLGAEGAYAVDSAAGTTAEVPAIDVEALDPTGAGDVFVAGFVTGTLAGWPLADRLAFSGLTAALSVQEFGGSLSAPGWAEVAAWWQSVQELPDQDPAALRRYAFLEGLVPAPTRPWPLRRAVPTIGFGRSA; this comes from the coding sequence GTGACCCCAACCGAAGGAACGCCGCAGCGGCACACCGCCGATGTCGACCCGCTGGGCGCCCTGCGCGCCCCGGACGACCCCGACTGCGACGTCTACCTGACGGGCACGGTCTTCCTCGACATCATCTTCACGGGCCTCGCCAGCGCCCCCGTGCGCGGCACCGAGTCCTGGGCCAGGGGCATGGGTTCGAGCCCCGGCGGCATCGCCAACATGGCCAGCGCGCTGGCCCGGCTGGGGCTGCGCACGTCGCTCGCCGCGGCCTTCGGCGACGACCACTACGGGGAGTACTGCTGGGACGCCCTGGAGCAGGGCGAGGGCATCGACCTCTCCCGCTCCCGCACGGTTCCCGGCTGGCACTCGCCGGTCACCGTCTCCATGGCGTACGAGGGCGAGCGCACGATGGTCTCGCACGGTCACGAGGCGCCGCCGCCGGAGGGCGCCCTGCCCGAGTGCCCGCCACGCGCGCGTGCGGCCGTCGCCGCGCTCACACCGGGCCGCGGCGACGGGTGGATCGCCCGCGCCGCGGGGCACGGGGCGCGGGTCTTCGCGGACGTGGGGTGGGACGACACCGGCCGCTGGGACCTGGCGGGCCTGCCCGACCTGGCGCACTGCGAGGCGTTTCTGCCCAACGCCGAGGAGGCGATGCGCTACACCCGCACCGACTGCCCGAAGGCCGCCGCGCGGGCGCTCGCCGAGGTGGTGCCGCTGGTGGTGGTGACCCTGGGCGCCGAGGGGGCGTACGCGGTGGACAGCGCCGCCGGCACGACCGCGGAGGTGCCGGCCATCGATGTGGAGGCGCTCGATCCGACGGGCGCGGGGGACGTGTTCGTGGCCGGGTTCGTCACCGGCACCCTCGCCGGCTGGCCGCTCGCCGACCGGCTCGCCTTCTCCGGGCTCACGGCCGCGCTGTCGGTCCAGGAGTTCGGCGGATCGCTGTCGGCGCCCGGCTGGGCGGAGGTGGCCGCGTGGTGGCAGTCCGTACAGGAGCTGCCGGACCAGGATCCGGCGGCGCTGCGCCGGTACGCCTTCCTGGAGGGCCTGGTGCCCGCGCCGACCCGGCCGTGGCCGCTGCGCAGGGCGGTGCCGACGATCGGCTTCGGACGCTCGGCCTGA
- a CDS encoding PhoH family protein: MTQTPTAPTAPGQARAHFTIPAKHPMVTILGSGDSLLRVIEKAFPAADIHVRGNQISAVGDAAEVALIQSLFDEMMLVLRTGQPMTEDAVERSIAMLRASENGGADGPETPAEVLTQNIVSSRGRTIRPKTLNQKRYVDAIDKHTIVFGIGPAGTGKTYLAMAKAVQALQSKQVTRIILTRPAVEAGERLGFLPGTLYEKIDPYLRPLYDALHDMLDPDSIPRLMAAGTIEVAPLAYMRGRTLNDAFIILDEAQNTSSQQMKMFLTRLGFDSKIVITGDVTQVDLPGGTKSGLRQVQDILHDVDDVHFSRLTSDDVVRHKLVGRIVDAYEQYDSRNGNEQHS, encoded by the coding sequence ATGACTCAGACACCCACAGCCCCTACCGCGCCCGGTCAGGCGCGAGCCCACTTCACCATCCCCGCCAAGCACCCGATGGTGACGATCCTGGGTTCCGGTGACTCGCTGTTGCGCGTGATCGAGAAGGCGTTCCCGGCCGCCGACATCCATGTCCGGGGCAACCAGATCAGCGCCGTGGGCGACGCGGCCGAGGTCGCGCTGATCCAGAGCCTGTTCGACGAGATGATGCTGGTGCTCCGCACCGGTCAGCCGATGACGGAGGACGCAGTGGAACGCTCGATCGCCATGCTCAGGGCGAGCGAGAACGGCGGCGCGGACGGACCCGAGACCCCCGCCGAAGTTCTCACTCAGAACATCGTCTCCAGCCGTGGCCGCACGATCCGCCCCAAGACGCTCAACCAGAAGCGCTATGTGGACGCGATCGACAAGCACACGATCGTCTTCGGCATCGGCCCGGCGGGCACCGGCAAGACCTATCTCGCCATGGCCAAGGCCGTCCAGGCCCTCCAGTCCAAGCAGGTCACCAGGATCATCCTGACCAGGCCCGCGGTGGAGGCGGGGGAGCGGCTCGGCTTCCTGCCCGGCACGCTGTACGAGAAGATCGACCCGTATCTGCGCCCGCTCTACGACGCGCTGCACGACATGCTCGACCCCGACTCGATCCCGCGGCTGATGGCCGCGGGCACGATCGAGGTCGCGCCCCTGGCGTACATGCGAGGCCGGACGCTCAACGACGCGTTCATCATCCTCGACGAGGCGCAGAACACCAGCTCGCAGCAGATGAAGATGTTCCTGACGAGGCTCGGCTTCGACTCGAAGATCGTCATCACGGGCGATGTCACCCAGGTCGACCTTCCCGGCGGTACGAAGAGCGGGCTGCGCCAGGTCCAGGACATCCTTCACGATGTCGATGACGTGCACTTCTCCCGTCTCACCTCCGACGACGTCGTCCGGCACAAGCTCGTCGGCCGTATCGTCGACGCCTACGAGCAGTACGACAGCCGCAACGGCAACGAACAGCACAGCTGA
- the ybeY gene encoding rRNA maturation RNase YbeY → MSIDVNNESGTEVDEQAILGAARYTLTRMRIHPLSELSVIVVDSAAMEQLHMQWMDLPGPTDVMSFPMDELRPPVKDDEEPPQGLLGDVVLCPEVAKTQGEEAPTRHSMDEELQLLTVHGVLHLLGYDHEEPDEKAEMFGLQAAIVDGWRAEQGLTGPSPAPTVS, encoded by the coding sequence ATGTCGATCGACGTCAACAACGAGTCAGGGACCGAGGTCGACGAGCAGGCGATCCTCGGGGCCGCCCGCTACACGCTGACCCGGATGCGTATCCATCCCCTCTCCGAGCTCTCGGTGATCGTGGTGGATTCCGCCGCCATGGAGCAGCTGCACATGCAGTGGATGGACCTCCCGGGTCCGACCGATGTCATGTCCTTCCCGATGGACGAGCTGCGTCCGCCGGTGAAGGACGACGAGGAGCCCCCGCAGGGGCTCCTCGGTGACGTCGTGCTCTGCCCGGAGGTCGCGAAGACCCAGGGCGAGGAAGCGCCGACGCGGCACTCCATGGACGAGGAGCTCCAGCTCCTCACCGTCCACGGAGTGCTGCACCTCCTCGGGTACGACCACGAGGAGCCCGACGAGAAAGCCGAGATGTTCGGTCTCCAGGCGGCCATCGTGGACGGCTGGCGGGCCGAGCAGGGCCTGACCGGTCCCTCTCCCGCACCGACCGTCTCGTGA
- a CDS encoding hemolysin family protein, which yields MITQLIIGAVALVVVAWLAACAEAGLARVSSFRAAEAERSGRRGADRLAQIAADPTRYLNVALLVRVACEMAAGVLVTYVSLEEFEETWAALLVAIGVMVLVSYVAVGVSPRTIGRQHPLNTATVAAYVLLPLARVMGPIPQLLILLGNALTPGKGFRKGPFASEAELRAMVDLAEQESLIEDEERRMVHSVFELGDTLVREVMVPRTDLVCIERYKTIRQALTLALRSGFSRIPVTGENEDDIVGIVYLKDLVRKTHINRDSEADLVSTAMRAAAFVPDTKNAGDLLREMQQERNHVAVVIDEYGGTAGIVTIEDILEEIVGEITDEYDRELPPVEETGTDSYRVTARLDIGDLGELYGLDEFDDEDVETVGGLLAKALGRVPIAGASALVELPDGRTLRLTAESPAGRRNKIVTVLAEPADKAASR from the coding sequence GTGATCACGCAACTGATCATCGGGGCGGTCGCGCTGGTCGTCGTCGCCTGGCTGGCGGCGTGCGCGGAGGCGGGGCTCGCCCGTGTCTCCAGCTTCCGGGCCGCCGAGGCGGAGCGCTCCGGGCGGCGCGGCGCCGACCGGCTGGCGCAGATCGCGGCCGACCCGACGCGGTATCTGAACGTGGCGCTGCTGGTGCGCGTCGCGTGCGAGATGGCGGCCGGGGTGCTGGTCACGTACGTCAGCCTGGAGGAGTTCGAGGAGACCTGGGCCGCGCTGCTCGTGGCGATCGGCGTGATGGTCCTCGTGTCGTACGTCGCGGTGGGCGTCTCGCCGCGCACCATCGGCCGCCAGCACCCGCTGAACACCGCGACGGTCGCCGCGTACGTACTGCTGCCGCTGGCCAGGGTCATGGGGCCGATCCCGCAGCTGCTGATCCTCCTCGGCAACGCGCTCACGCCCGGCAAAGGCTTCCGCAAGGGACCGTTCGCGAGCGAGGCGGAGCTGCGCGCGATGGTGGACCTCGCCGAGCAGGAGTCGCTGATCGAGGACGAGGAGCGCCGGATGGTGCACTCGGTCTTCGAGCTGGGGGACACGCTGGTGCGGGAGGTGATGGTGCCGCGTACGGACCTGGTCTGCATCGAGCGCTACAAGACGATCCGCCAGGCGCTGACGCTGGCGCTGCGCTCCGGCTTCTCCCGGATCCCGGTCACGGGGGAGAACGAGGACGACATCGTCGGCATCGTCTATCTCAAGGACCTCGTCAGGAAGACGCACATCAACCGCGACTCCGAGGCCGATCTCGTCTCCACGGCGATGCGCGCGGCGGCGTTCGTGCCGGACACGAAGAACGCGGGCGATCTGCTGCGCGAGATGCAGCAGGAGCGCAACCATGTCGCCGTCGTCATCGACGAGTACGGCGGCACGGCCGGCATCGTGACGATCGAGGACATCCTGGAGGAGATCGTCGGCGAGATCACGGACGAGTACGACCGTGAGCTGCCGCCGGTCGAGGAGACCGGCACCGACTCCTACCGCGTCACGGCCCGGCTGGACATCGGCGATCTCGGGGAGCTGTACGGGCTCGACGAGTTCGACGACGAGGACGTGGAGACGGTCGGCGGTCTGCTCGCGAAGGCGCTCGGCCGGGTGCCGATCGCCGGTGCCAGCGCGCTGGTCGAGCTGCCGGACGGCCGTACGCTGCGGCTGACGGCGGAGTCCCCGGCGGGCCGGCGGAACAAGATCGTGACGGTGCTCGCGGAGCCGGCGGACAAGGCGGCGTCGCGATGA
- a CDS encoding MmcQ/YjbR family DNA-binding protein, with the protein MSSSGGGSLSRDGLRDELRSFCLEFNAVTEEFPFNPETSVFKVVGKVFALTALDAEPLKVSLKCDPDEAIRLRAAHPEIVPGWHLNKRHWNTVTVPGLPARMVRELIEDSYDLVVAGLPKAERLRLDRP; encoded by the coding sequence ATGAGCTCCTCCGGGGGCGGCTCGCTGTCGCGGGACGGACTCCGGGACGAACTGAGGTCGTTCTGCCTGGAGTTCAACGCGGTGACGGAGGAGTTCCCCTTCAACCCGGAGACATCGGTCTTCAAGGTGGTGGGGAAGGTGTTCGCGCTCACGGCCCTGGACGCCGAGCCGTTGAAGGTCTCGCTCAAGTGCGATCCGGACGAGGCGATCCGGCTGCGGGCGGCCCATCCGGAGATCGTCCCCGGATGGCACCTCAACAAGCGGCACTGGAACACGGTCACGGTCCCCGGGCTGCCCGCGCGGATGGTGCGCGAGCTGATCGAGGACAGTTACGACCTGGTGGTGGCCGGTCTGCCGAAGGCGGAGCGTCTTCGGCTGGACCGGCCGTAA
- a CDS encoding polysaccharide pyruvyl transferase family protein, with protein MKRILIRSGKSPFHVASQQEFLQKDLIGTNSGNLLFSDAAHKILLTERTEITSNGLSTVPTPERARQINEQYDVFVVPLANAFRPSFKGALDKLTALIEQLIIPVVVVGVGAQASEDYDTTRLTPIESSVKRFVKAVLERSASIGVRGELTASYLDRLGFKQHVEVIGCPSMFLHGDTFPTPRDPGVIDAHSRIAINISPGATTVGDLEGMARHALSRFPHLRYYAQNLADAEILFWGDTSAVTGPKTRFPRRLTHPLFEEDRVRVPLDPRTWMDELATYDFVYGTRIHGNIAPLLAGTPSVVLVHDSRTLELCRYFGIPHRMLSATPADVHPRDLYEQADYSEMLNGHKERFDRFVTFLDKNGLENTFTHGDGGAAFDLRLGALDLPPSLGVWDGSDDGALRYRFSRLHERHNVTDRRIEVLTKKNNELQKKLGAMERRLADLENGSPLRIGPAVRRQVRRRLRPGN; from the coding sequence ATGAAGCGCATACTCATACGCTCCGGTAAGAGCCCGTTCCACGTAGCCAGTCAGCAGGAGTTCCTCCAGAAGGACCTGATCGGGACGAACTCCGGGAATCTGCTCTTCAGCGACGCCGCGCACAAGATCCTGCTCACCGAGCGGACCGAGATCACGTCCAACGGGCTCAGCACCGTCCCGACGCCGGAGCGGGCGCGGCAGATCAATGAGCAGTACGACGTCTTCGTCGTGCCGCTCGCCAACGCCTTCAGGCCCTCCTTCAAGGGCGCGCTGGACAAACTCACCGCCCTCATCGAGCAGTTGATCATCCCCGTCGTCGTCGTGGGCGTCGGCGCCCAGGCGTCCGAGGACTACGACACCACCCGGCTCACGCCCATCGAGTCCTCGGTGAAGAGGTTCGTCAAGGCCGTCCTGGAGAGATCCGCCTCCATCGGGGTGCGCGGTGAGCTGACCGCCTCCTACCTGGACCGGCTCGGCTTCAAGCAGCACGTCGAGGTCATCGGGTGCCCGTCGATGTTCCTGCACGGCGACACCTTCCCGACTCCGCGGGACCCGGGCGTGATCGACGCCCACTCCCGGATAGCGATCAACATATCCCCCGGCGCGACAACCGTCGGCGACCTGGAGGGCATGGCCCGCCACGCGCTGAGCCGCTTCCCGCATCTGAGGTACTACGCGCAGAACCTCGCCGACGCCGAGATCCTCTTCTGGGGCGACACCTCCGCCGTCACCGGCCCCAAGACCCGCTTCCCCCGGCGGCTGACCCACCCCCTCTTCGAGGAGGACCGGGTCAGGGTCCCGCTGGATCCCCGCACATGGATGGATGAACTGGCGACGTACGACTTCGTCTACGGCACCCGTATCCACGGCAACATCGCCCCGCTGCTCGCCGGCACCCCCAGCGTCGTCCTCGTGCACGACTCCCGGACCCTGGAACTCTGCCGCTACTTCGGCATCCCGCACCGGATGCTCAGCGCCACCCCCGCCGACGTCCACCCGCGGGACCTGTACGAACAGGCCGACTACAGCGAGATGCTGAACGGCCACAAGGAACGCTTCGACCGCTTCGTCACCTTCCTCGACAAGAACGGTCTGGAGAACACGTTCACGCACGGCGACGGCGGCGCCGCCTTCGATCTGCGGCTCGGCGCGCTCGACCTGCCGCCCTCACTCGGCGTCTGGGACGGCAGCGACGACGGGGCGCTGCGCTACCGCTTCAGCCGGCTGCACGAGCGCCACAACGTCACCGACCGCCGTATCGAGGTGCTCACCAAGAAGAACAACGAGCTCCAGAAGAAGCTCGGCGCCATGGAGCGGCGGCTCGCCGATCTGGAGAACGGCTCGCCGCTGCGGATCGGTCCGGCCGTCCGGCGTCAGGTACGCCGCCGGCTGCGGCCGGGCAACTGA
- a CDS encoding cytidine deaminase, which produces MTTQSTGIDPEDRKIITLARSARARNGVPEGAAVRDETGRTYVAGSVDLDSLKLSALRTAVAMAVASGATSLEAAAVVTEASGIGDEDRAAVRDLGGPGTPVLLAAPDGTVRLTVDAG; this is translated from the coding sequence ATGACGACGCAGAGCACCGGCATCGATCCCGAGGATCGCAAGATCATTACGTTGGCCCGCAGCGCCCGCGCGCGGAACGGGGTGCCCGAAGGGGCCGCCGTACGGGACGAGACCGGGCGGACCTATGTCGCAGGGAGCGTCGATCTGGACTCCCTCAAGCTCAGCGCGCTGCGCACCGCCGTCGCCATGGCCGTCGCGAGCGGGGCCACCTCTCTGGAGGCCGCCGCGGTCGTCACGGAGGCTTCAGGGATCGGGGACGAGGACCGGGCCGCCGTACGTGATCTCGGCGGGCCCGGTACGCCGGTGCTCCTCGCCGCTCCCGACGGGACCGTCCGGCTGACCGTCGACGCCGGCTGA
- the era gene encoding GTPase Era — protein sequence MGAMSARIPSSPETSAEPSEAPHRAGFACFVGRPNAGKSTLTNALVGQKVAITSSRPQTTRHTVRGIVHRPDAQLILVDTPGLHKPRTLLGERLNDVVRTTWAEVDVIGFCVPADQKLGPGDRFIAKELAGIRKTPKVALVTKTDLVDSRVLAEQLIAIDQLGKELGFEWAEIIPVSAVGGDQVELVADLLVPLLPQSPPLYPEGDLTDEPEMVMVAELIREAALEGVRDELPHSIAVVVEEMLPREDRPADKPLLDIHANVYIERPSQKGIIIGPKGKRLKEVGTKSRKHIEALLGTPVFLDLHVKVAKDWQRDPKQLRKLGF from the coding sequence ATGGGCGCCATGAGCGCTCGTATCCCTTCGTCTCCCGAGACGTCCGCCGAACCGTCCGAAGCCCCCCACCGGGCCGGTTTCGCCTGTTTCGTCGGTCGCCCCAACGCGGGCAAGTCCACCCTCACGAACGCTCTGGTCGGCCAGAAGGTGGCGATCACCTCCAGCCGGCCGCAGACCACGCGCCACACGGTGCGCGGCATCGTGCACCGGCCCGACGCGCAGCTGATCCTGGTCGACACCCCGGGTCTCCACAAGCCGCGCACGCTGCTCGGCGAGCGGCTGAACGATGTCGTACGGACCACCTGGGCGGAGGTCGACGTCATCGGTTTCTGTGTGCCCGCCGACCAGAAGCTCGGGCCCGGCGACCGCTTCATCGCCAAGGAGCTCGCCGGGATCAGGAAGACGCCGAAGGTCGCGCTCGTCACCAAGACCGACCTGGTCGACTCCCGCGTCCTGGCCGAGCAGCTGATCGCGATCGACCAGCTCGGCAAGGAGCTCGGCTTCGAGTGGGCGGAGATCATCCCCGTCTCGGCCGTCGGCGGTGACCAGGTGGAGCTCGTCGCCGACCTGCTGGTCCCGCTGCTGCCGCAGAGCCCGCCGCTCTACCCGGAGGGCGACCTCACCGACGAGCCCGAGATGGTCATGGTGGCCGAGCTGATCCGCGAGGCCGCGCTCGAAGGCGTACGGGACGAGCTGCCGCACTCGATCGCGGTCGTCGTCGAGGAGATGCTGCCGCGCGAGGACCGGCCGGCCGACAAGCCGCTGCTGGACATCCACGCGAACGTCTACATCGAGCGGCCGAGCCAGAAGGGGATCATCATCGGCCCCAAGGGCAAGCGCCTCAAGGAGGTCGGGACCAAGTCCCGCAAGCACATCGAGGCGCTGCTGGGCACGCCGGTCTTCCTCGACCTGCACGTCAAGGTCGCCAAGGACTGGCAGCGCGACCCGAAGCAGCTGCGCAAGCTGGGCTTCTAG